One Lasioglossum baleicum chromosome 6, iyLasBale1, whole genome shotgun sequence genomic window carries:
- the LOC143210104 gene encoding ATP synthase subunit s, mitochondrial-like isoform X3: MGIYTLSRLSSTVYQCTKSQGRPFFYWLTIVFNRVNDDHRRELGPDISCAEWLLRNGAYVKWKDSIKEVRDYNALPTTHSNYFIEDVNAINAGISDIGFPHFEGCKHIKKVRLESCKYINDTAISMLSILKDSLTDVLILDCKNITDDGLRKLKKLKNLEHLNIRSLPYVKNMDAVCAEIKEALPNLNGLYFKST, encoded by the exons ATGGGAATTTAC ACTCTGAGTAGATTAAGCTCCACTGTGTATCAGTGCACAAAAAGTCAGGGCAGACCCTTTTTTTACTGGCTTACTATTGTATTCAATAG agtTAATGATGATCATAGAAGGGAACTTGGTCCTGATATATCTTGTGCAGAGTGGCTCTTGAGAAACGGAGCTTATGTCAAATGGAAAGACTCTATCAAAGAAGTAAGAGACTATAATGCTCTACCAACAACGCACAGTAATTATTTCATCGAGGATGTTAATGCTATCAATGCTGGAATTAGTGATATTGGATTTCCACACTTTG AGGGATGTAAACATATAAAGAAAGTAAGGCTGGAGAGCTGTAAATACATCAATGATACAGCTATATCAATGTTATCTATACTGAAAGATTCGCTTACTGATGTACTGATTTTGGATTGCAAAAACATTACTGATGACGGGTTACGGAAATTGAAAAAGCTCAA AAATTTAGAGCATCTAAATATTCGATCATTACCGTACGTTAAAAATATGGATGCTGTATGTGCAGAAATCAAGGAAGCACTACCtaatt TGAATGGACTATATTTTAAATCGACATAA
- the LOC143210104 gene encoding ATP synthase subunit s, mitochondrial-like isoform X2 gives MKQNKIHSSPIHQQFLTLFTSLQTLSRLSSTVYQCTKSQGRPFFYWLTIVFNRVNDDHRRELGPDISCAEWLLRNGAYVKWKDSIKEVRDYNALPTTHSNYFIEDVNAINAGISDIGFPHFEGCKHIKKVRLESCKYINDTAISMLSILKDSLTDVLILDCKNITDDGLRKLKKLKNLEHLNIRSLPYVKNMDAVCAEIKEALPNCNIYTA, from the exons atgaaacaaaataaaatacattcGTCACCTATCCATCAACAATTTCTCACTTTGTTTACTTCATTGCAGACTCTGAGTAGATTAAGCTCCACTGTGTATCAGTGCACAAAAAGTCAGGGCAGACCCTTTTTTTACTGGCTTACTATTGTATTCAATAG agtTAATGATGATCATAGAAGGGAACTTGGTCCTGATATATCTTGTGCAGAGTGGCTCTTGAGAAACGGAGCTTATGTCAAATGGAAAGACTCTATCAAAGAAGTAAGAGACTATAATGCTCTACCAACAACGCACAGTAATTATTTCATCGAGGATGTTAATGCTATCAATGCTGGAATTAGTGATATTGGATTTCCACACTTTG AGGGATGTAAACATATAAAGAAAGTAAGGCTGGAGAGCTGTAAATACATCAATGATACAGCTATATCAATGTTATCTATACTGAAAGATTCGCTTACTGATGTACTGATTTTGGATTGCAAAAACATTACTGATGACGGGTTACGGAAATTGAAAAAGCTCAA AAATTTAGAGCATCTAAATATTCGATCATTACCGTACGTTAAAAATATGGATGCTGTATGTGCAGAAATCAAGGAAGCACTACCtaattgtaatatttatactgcaTAA
- the LOC143210104 gene encoding MRN complex-interacting protein-like isoform X1 — protein MPQHMNILCCYSCNMYQVHIVKKAKNWQCKICNAKQSFRRIFFQGSGKDCRIQVQKLNAMKAYEGQTNSSFETVTNTYDSQQVDYTNQPELKVSENKWAKYLDTSDEALFNTVQVLDHEQVNDETNNSVQMGSENTYGCSQSSHSYYNKDSPQNVSLDDEEEFNNLVEQELHHTELDTKNESKSNNSKGRDLVKTVDAITIFDDNEDFDLAIDF, from the exons ATGCCGCAGCATATGAACATTTTATGCTGTTATTCCTGCAACATGTATCAG GTCCACATAGTTAAGAAAGCAAAAAACTGGCAGTGCAAAATATGTAATGCAAAACAATCTTTCAGACGA atttttttccaAGGATCTGGGAAAGATTGTCGTATTCAGGTACAAAAATTAAATGCCATGAAGGCATATGAAGGTCAGACAAATTCATCATTCGAAACAGTCACTAATACATATGATAGTCAGCAAGTTGATTATACCAACCAACCTGAGTTGAAGGTGTCTGAAAACAAATGGGCAAAGTATTTGGATACTTCTGATGAAGCCCTGTTTAATACTGTGCAAGTTTTGGACCATGAACAGGTTAACGATGAAACTAACAATTCTGTACAGATGGGTAGCGAGAACACGTATGGATGTTCCCAGAGTAGCCATTCTTACTATAACAAAGATTCTCCACAGAATGTTAGTCTCGATGATGAAGAAGAATTCAATAATCTTGTAGAACAAGAACTACATCATACCGAATTAGATACAAAGAATGAGAGCAAAAGTAATAATTCTAAAGGCAGGGATTTAGTGAAGACAGTAGATGCAATAACTATTTTTGATGATAACGAGGACTTTGACCTTGCCATCGATTTTTAA